In Phycisphaeraceae bacterium, the genomic stretch GGCCATGCCAGGATTCCTGATATGGCTCCTTCACGGATTCGCGGTAATGGGGAACTCAATCGCTCGACAATCGCTTCAAATCCTTTTGGTTGACCTAATCGGCCAATTGCCATGAGAAGATATGCCTGAAGCGCATCTTCGTGGTCCCCTACATTTTCTCGCAGAATCTCGACTAGTGCATCACTGACCTTGGCCTTATCAGCGTCTTTCACGCTGGGGATCATCGTGGCGATGTTGTAGGCTGCAAGCGAACGATCTTTATAGCGAGGGTCCTGAAGGTTGTACGCCATCTTGCCCGCGCCGCTGGATTGCTTGAGTTTCAAAATCTGACTATCCAAGGTATCGCTGGCACCGGCGATCTTGCCAAAAAGCAGTGCAACCCCGACCGCTACGATGACGATGATCGCTGGGATAACAACCAGTTGTGCCATTTGTCGAGCAAAACTCGGCGGAGGTGGAATAGCAACTTCATCTTGAGACGAGGTAACGGAAGCATCTACCTGTCCCAGAGGCACACCTGGTGGCAGAGGCATTGCCTCATTGTTTTTAAGATTGGAACTATGCGATTCACTCATGTTGGCAGGCTTCGATTGCGGATAGTTGAGATGCATTATCGTAGGGAATCATACTGGCGAAGCAAAGCGGCGATTGTTACCTCAGTACCATCTGCACAAGCTCTTGAATTAATCAAATTCTATTGCTGTTGTTGATTAAAGTCTCTTCGAAGAACTACGATCTTGCGCAAACAACTTAAACTGAATCACCATCGACAGATCCCATTTTTCATACTAGAATAATGTCGATAGCGACATCGATTGTGTGTGATTGTTGGATAGATGATGATTGCTTTTTGGTCGGGGCTCCTCTTTTATTGAGGGCGTCTTGGTTTGTATTCTTGGCCGGCGTAGGCTTTGTCGTGACCACGAAGCATTATGATTTGGTGTCCCTGTAGTCGGATGGAGCGGCATGAAGAGTCCTTCCTTGCCAGATGTTGTTCTTTCTACCGCGGAAGCCTCCGTCGAGACTCTTGCCTCCCCTATCCCAGTTGGCGCGTCCGTCAAGGAAACAACTTCAACGGTATCAACCGCGTTGCTTCGTCGCGCCTTCAAGCAACTGCACAGATCTGTCAATACTCTGCTGAGCGAACAGAAGCCTGAAGGTTACTGGTGTGCAGAATTACAAGGCGATTCCATTCTCGAAAGCGAGTACATCCTCCTTAAGTGGATTATCGAGCAGGAACACGATCCACGGCTTCCTCTGATCGCCAACTACTTACGAAGTCTTCAGACGCCCGAGGGTTCATGGGTGCAGTACCCCGGAGCCAAGCACGATCTAAGTGCTACGGTCAAAGGCTATTTTGCTCTCAAGCTCATGGGCGACGATCCCAATGCGCCGCACATGAAGCGTGCCCGTGATCTGATTCGTAATCTTGGTGGTGCGGAGTTGTGCAATAGTTTTACGAAGTTTTACTTGGCTGCGCTGGGTCAGGTGCGATACGACGCAGTACCGTCGATCCCGCCTGAGATCGTATTTCTTCCAAAATGGTTTTATTTCAACCTTGACAAAGTCAGTGCGTGGACGCGCACGATGATCACACCGCTATCGATCGTCGCGACTCACAAGCACTGTCGAAAACGGCCATTGACGCCTGAGCAGAGCATTGATGAGCTTTATCTCAATCAGAAAGCCCGCCATCGTCTCTTGGCCAGCGGTGATGCTCATCGCACATGGGCGACCATTTTTTTATCTCTCGATCGAGTGATAAAGGTTGTGGACCGTTTCGGCATGACACCGCTCCGCCGTCGCGCCTTGAAGCGTATTGAACAGTGGCTTGTGGACCATACGGAGCGATCCGATGGCCTGGGAGCGATCTTCCCGCCAATGGTCTATATCACTATTGCGTTACGGTGCCTTGGCTATCCCGATGATCACCCGCTTCTATTAGCTGCGGAAAGGCATCTCGATGATCTCATGATCCATGATGAGGCGAATAATCAAATTCGCATTCAGCCCTGCCACAGTCCGATCTGGGATACGGGGATTGCACTTTACGCCCTAAGTGAGGCAGGGCTAACAGGTGTTGAAGAACCATTGCGACGTTGTGCTGACTGGCTTGTACAGAAGGAATGTCGTCAACCCGGCGATTGGGTGACCCATGCGCGACATGCAGTGGAGCCTAGTGGCTGGTATTTCGAATTCAATAATGGGTTCTACCCAGATGTGGACGACACCGCGATGGTAGCGATGGCACTCCATCGTATTGGTAGCCCTGACGCACTGCTTGCTGCCCGTCGTGGAGTGAACTGGCTACTGGCATTACAGAACGATGACGGCGGTTGGGCGGCCTTCGATCGTAACACACATAATCGTTCACTTTATGAACACGTACCCTTCGCAGACCACAACGCGATTCAGGATCCAAGTTGCCCCGACATCACCGGTCGTACACTCGAGTGTTTAGGACATCATGGCTTCGAGCCCAGCCACCCTTCCGTACAAAAAGCGATTAAATTTATTCGCTCCAAGCAGGAACCGGAAGGCTGCTGGTTTGGCCGCTGGGGTGTGAACTATATCTACGGAAGCTGGCAGGTACTCTGCGGCTTGAGAACCATTGGTCAGAGCATGCAGGCCGATTGGGTGCTCAAGGCAGGACAGTGGCTTCGCAGCGTACAGAAACCTGACGGCTCATTCGGTGAATCAGCAGACACTTATGAAAACCGCGCTCTGATGGGTATCGGACCATCAACTCCAAGCCAGACCGCATGGGGCACGATGGCGATGCTGGCCGTGTACGGTCCAAATGATCTCGGTGTGCAACGAGGTATTACCTGGCTGCTTGATCATCAACTGGAATCTGGCACGTGGGATGAGCCGTGGTTTACCGGTACGGGTTTCCCTAAAGTGTTCTACCTGCGCTATCACCTCTACCGCCTCTACTTCCCCGTGATGTGCATCGGTCGTTGGTTAAAGATGCAGGGGAATCCGGAAAGCAACCAAGCGTGATTTGCCCCCGTGAAGTTATCGCAGGGATATACTTCATTTTTATCTCTAGTTTCTGATTTAATAAGAGAACCTCGGCACAGCAAGGTCAAGGGGACTCATCCATCCATGTGGAGCCAGCTATGTCTTCGCTTGTGCGCGATATTGCTTCCCGTCGTGAGCTGTTTATTGATTACCACCTCATTGATCGGCTAGTTGGTTGCCGGCTCCAGCTCCAGCAACCACGACTGGCAGGTATCGCGGTAACTTTCAACGAACCGTGGGAAGGTCGTTTTTCAGCTTGTATCACCACCTTGAAAGATGGTGCTCTTTATCGCATGTACTACCGCGGGTTACCCAACGATAACGCTGACGGTTCAACGGCGGAATGCACCTGCTATGCGGAAAGTCACGATGGTGTGAATTGGATCAAACCTCAATTCTCCCGGCATGCTTATGCAGAGCACACGCGCAACAACATCATCATCTACAACCAACCGCCAGCTTCACATAACTTTTCGCCGTTCATCGACACCCGTCCCGGAGTACCTGAATCGGAAAGGCTAAAGGCGGTCGCAGGCTTGCACGAATCCGGGATTTTTGTCTATTCCTCGGGAGACGGCATCAACTGGCAGAAGTTGAGTGATAGTCCCGTGCTGAAGTCAACCAATGGATATGCATTTGATTCTCAAAACGTCGCTTTCTGGTCACAGCAGGAAGGCTGCTACGTTTTTTATTTTCGTACCTGGCACGGATTTAAAAAGTGGGGAGAGGCAGGCTATCGATGGGTCAGTCGTTCAACGTCTGAGGATTTTCTGCATTGGACAGACCCGGTTGAAATGGTGGTTTCAGATCGTGCTGAGCTGCAGCCTGAACACATTTACACACAAGGCACGCATCCCTATTTTCGCGCTCCGCATATTTACGTAAGCCTTGCTGCGAGATTCATGGAGAAGAAGCAAATACTCAGCGATCAGGATGCGATGATGCTCGGCGTCGCCAAGGGATATTACAACGATTGCTCCGATACGGTTCTCATGACCAGCCGAGGAAAAAACAGGTATGACCGGTGTTTTATGGAAAGTTTTGTACGGCCAGGGCCTGGGCTGAATAACTGGGTATCACGCACAAACTATGCAGGACTCGGTGTGGTACCTACAGGGAGTGAGGAAATGAGCTTTTATGCGCACCGTGACTATGCGCAACTCTCTTGTCACGCGGCCCGATACATACTTCGTACGGATGGTTTTGTAAGTGTCAATGCCCCCTTTGCTGGCGGCGAGTTAGTTTCTCACCCTCTCCGATTTATAGGGCAGAAACTCCTGCTCAATTTTGCTACTTCTGCGGCAGGCGAAATCAAGGTGGAATTACAAGATGACACAGGAGAGCCGCTGCCTGGTTATCGCCTTGAGGAATCAGTTCCACTCGTTGGTGATTACATTGAACGTGAAGTTCGTTGGGTCGGTGGTACGAGTGTTTCTACTCTTACAGGAAGGCCCACCCGTGTACGCTTCGTGATGCAAGATGCTGACTTGTTTGCAATGCAGTTTCGATAGTATTTTCAGGAAGTGCTATCGGTCGTTCAATCGCTGGCGAATCAAAGTCGCACGTGCTTCACGTCGTGCAGCAGGAGCCATTTCGTGACCGGTGAGCTTCTGAAGATGCGCCGGCTGTGTAAGCAGAAATAGCTCGTTAAGCGTACGAATATCGACTCGGTCGATTCTGCCGAGATTCACACCCAGTCTCAGATGGCTGAAAAGGCCCAGCACTTCCTCGCTACCCATGACACGAGCATTGGTGAGAAGCGCCCATGCACGCCATACTCTGTCATCGAGCTGCGAGAGACGCTGTCGCAGGAGTGCCTGCCGCGCCTGTTGTTCGTAAGCGATGATTTGTGGAACTACGGTGTTTTGAAAATCAGCGAGGATTTCCTGTTCAGTTCGACCAAGAGTTGTCTGGTTTGAAACTTGATAGAGATCGCCGAGAGCATCTGATCCCTCTCCGAACATTCCTCGTACCGCCAGGTGCATGTCGCGAGCTGCACGGCGCACTTTCTCAATCTCCCCTGTGAGTTTGAGCGCAGGCAGGTGAAGCATGACACTCACACGGATACCCGTACCTGCATTTGTTGGACACGCAGTGAGATAACCAAAGCGACGGCTGTAAGCAAAGTCGAGTGTATTTTCGAGTACGTCATCAATCCGATTGATCTGGTCAAAAGCTTCTGACAATTGCATGCCGCTGCGGAGAACCTGGATGCGGAGATGGTCCTCCTCGTTAACCATAATGGCGAAGGTTTCATCCGCTCCGACGCCTACGGCTCGTGAAAGTTCGGCCCCGGCCTGAGCATGCTGCCGACTGATCAGATGCCGTTCGACAAGCAAGAGACGATCGAGATCTGTGCTTTCAACCAGATCAACCCAGAGCACATTATCTGCGAGCCGTCCGCTCATCACCTCATTTTTACACCGATCGAGCAGATCGAGCTGTTGTCTGCGACTAGCATGACCCACAAACGGATACCCAGCGATATTACGAGCCAGACGAATTCGGCTTGAAATGACAATTTCACTATGAGGGCCTGCGCCACGGAGCCATTCGCCAGCGTGATCTGTTAACTGCCTCAGATTCATGAGGGTTGTCCCTCAAATTTTCTCAGGTCATCGCGAAGTCGAGCTGCTAATTCATAGTCTTCAGCCGCGACTGCTTCCGCCAGCCGCTTACGCATCAGTAAAAGATCGTTTTGTCGCTGCTCTCCCGGCCCGGCACGCCGTGGCACTTTACCAATATGGTGCGTTGCCCCCTCATGTGCACGCTCGATTAAAGGTGAGAGCACCGCATCAAAAGCGGTATAGCATTGTGGGCAACCCAGCAAGCCATGCTCCCGGAACTTTGCGAATGTCATTCCGCAGTTGTCGCAGACGATCTCAGTCTGCGTCGTCATCCCGCTGTGTTTTTTCACGAAATTGGTCAATAGTTCATTGATCGGGGTGTGCGAGGTGAAGGATTTAACCACGCCTTGTTCTGCTGCGTGGTCTTCGCAAAGGTGCTTTTCGACCTTCTGACCTTTGATAATCGATACCTCGTGATGCACTGCATCTTTGGCGCAAAGGTCACATTTACGTTTGAGGCCCATGTCGCTTTAATTTTAGGAAGGCGGAATACACCGTTCAATCCACCGATAACTATTGTATCGGCCAGGAATACTCAAATCTTGGATATAGACAGATGACACTATGGGCTACTTTTCATGTTTCCTCTGACGCCATCATCCGGCCGCTTGGGATGAATGAGGTTATTCCCCGTTTTGACGTTTTCACAAAAGCGATCAGTTCCTGCCCCATGGAGTCACAAGTCACCGTGGGATTGGCTTCCAGCACTTCAATCGCACGAGGGAGAGGTAATCGCTGGCGGTAAAGGACCGTAAAGGCTTCACGTAAGGCAGCAATATTGTCACGCAGTCCGGCACGGCGGAGTCCCACCAGATTCAATCCTGCCACAGCCCGTGAAGTAATGACCAAGCAGAAGGGTGGAAGATCCTGTACAAGTACTGCCCCACCGCCGAGCATTGACATCCGACCTAATCGGCAGAATTGGTGAACCCCTGCCCCTCCGCCGAGAATGACACGATCTTCTATTGTCACATGCCCTGCCAGCAAGGCTCCATTTGCCAGAGTGCAATCATTTCCTACCACGACATCATGGCCTGCATGGCTGTTAACCATAAACATGTTGCGGTGACCAATCGTCGTCGGTTTAGTGCCCGTAGCACGATGAACAGTTACCCCTTCGCGAAATAGATTAGCATCCCCGATCACCGTGCCTGCGCCGGCTGTTTCAAGATTAAACTTCCAGTCCTGTGGTTCATACCCCAGTGAGACGTTGGGATAAAGAACATTCCTCTCTCCAAGAATGAGCGGCCCTTTTAAAGATACACGTTCGAGCAATCGCGTGCCCTTGCCGATTTGTACAGCACCGCGCACCATACACCACGGTCCAATTTCGACATCTTCAGCCAACTTGGCTTGCGGATCCACAATGCTGCTGGGGTGAATCTTTGGCATCGTTGGGTATGTGGGATAAAGCAGATGGCAGGTGGAGGATATTAGCAGAATGGTTGCGGACTCGGCGATGCTTCCTCCTGTTGTTGCAACATCTCCGAGCAAATACGGATGGGGGATAGATAAAGTGTTAAGCAGTTGACTTAACAAAAGCCTCTGAGAAACAGAGCTTTTACGGGAAATTCCAATGTGCCCGGAAGGAGTCGAACCTTCAACCTGCGGATCCGTAGTCCGCCGCTCTATCCAATTGAGCTACGGGCACAATGCTGATAACTCAGCGGGGCAAAATAGTAGCCCCCACGGTACCGCGTCGCAAGTGACACAGTTCGTGGGTGATTACAATCCACGACACAAGTAAATGCGGTAGTGACTCGACTTGTCATTGAGTCCGAAAATTACACGGATGTGTCAACAATGAAGCTTACTCTTTACGGACGACGAGAATGGATTACGATCATTTTACTTAGCGCAATCATTTCTGGCCTTGGTGTCTGGTTTCGTTGGTGGTGGCTCAGTGGCGTATCTGTTATCTTTGCATTTGTACTGCTCAGCTTCTTTCGCGATCCTAACCGCCGGATACCGACACAGAAAGGAATCATGGTCAGCCCCGCTGATGGAAAGATCAGTTCCATCCACCACCTTGACCACTTTGAGCCACTCTCAGGACCGGCCACATGTATTCGTATTTTTCTCAGCGTGGCTGATGTACATGTAAATCGTGCCCCCTGCCACGGACAGGTAGCCTCGATCTCGCCCAAACCTGGCCTATACCTCAACGCCCTCAATCCCAAAAGTGCGGAAGTTAACGAGTCCAATCTCTTAGTACTCGTCCATCCGATTAAGCGCACTCCCATCGCCGCGGTCCGTCAGGTTTCCGGCCTTATTGCCAGAACTATCGTATGTGGCGTGAACGTGGGTGATACGCTCCAGCGCGGCCAACGATTTGGCATGATCAAGTTCGGATCAACAACCGAGCTTTATATTCCTGATGCTGCCCGCCCGGAAGTCTCGGTACGACAAGGCCAGATGGTTAAAGGCGGAGAATCAATTTTAGCACAAGTAAATCCAAGTCTTTTCCCAGAGCCTTCAGGGACCACTGCTATAACCATAGATCATGCTGCGGTCTAGAACCGTTCCGCAGCGGTTTACCCTACTTGTCCGATCCCGCAAGATCACCTACTGCTTATTACTTTTACTTGAGTAGTTGCACGACTTGTCGATATTGGTTGCGAAAATATTGAGTCCATCTCAATCTGGCAACAAGCAGACGATCCTTGTTTCTCTCGCCTCGATATTGGTCTTCGTAAGACTTCATGAAGGTAGTCAAAATATTGACGGCCTCGTCATGACGTGGATGCGATTGGTCGGACATCACCACGAACCAATTTAACGCGAGGTCTTCGTCAGGCCATGTCAGTGTCAATTCCTCGGGCATTGCGTAGAAAGCCTTCTCCGCCTCCGCCCGATTTGGATGTGTGGGATGCGTGAGCAAGGCTACCCACGCAGCTTTAAGGTCATCCTGTACATCAATGGCCATTGCCTGTGTAATCGGAGCGACTGTACGGTAGAAGTCTGGCATGCCAGGCGGTAGTTCCTTCGCGAGCTCGTAAGGTTTGATCTGGTCTGCCCAAAGCTTCATCTCTGCATCGTTGTACATATCACGTCGGATCGGTTGGCGTCGCAAGGCAAACTTCTCCGGGCCTCCAGGAGTTCCGACGCGACGCTGCCAGAGTGCTTGAGCTTCGGGGGAAATAAGCCATGCAATGAACTCCAGTGCCAACTCACGATGCGGCGCGCCTCGCAACAAAGTAATCGGATCCGGAGTGATGGCACTCATAAACAGCGGATCGACGTATCCCACTCGGTCGCCGCCTATGGCACCCGCTTGAAAACGTCCGTAAAAATCAATGGACATTCCCATGGCCGCTTCACCGGCAGAGATATCAACCGGCACTTTGGTCGCACTGGAAGTGAAGTACCTGGCGTTTCCAAACATCTGTCGTAGTGTTAACCAGCCTTCGGTCCAGCCAAGTCGGCGAAGAATTGCGTTATACGCCGCCGCCGTTGATCCCGAATGCGAAGGGTCTGCCAACGCCACCCAGCCCTCAAGCTCAGGTGTCGCAAGATCAGCCCAAGTACGCGGCTCGGAGGTGTGGTACATCCGAAGCAGATCGCGATTAAAGACAATCCCGAAACTCGAAAGTACGATCCCCACCCATTTTTTTTCTGGATGGTAAAGCGGAATGTCAGCGATCCTCGGTTGTGGGAAAGCTTTTTCAAATAGATCAGGAGACAAATCAATCGTGTCACTGATCTCTATTTTTTCAAATTGATCACCGCGCTTAATGACAGTTCCTGCAGCAAGGATGTTGTGTTCTACATCACCGCCACCAAAAAACAGATCTTTGCCGATACCCTTTTGTCCGTTGCGAGCTGCGTTTTCAAACTCGGTAATGACTTGTTTGCGTAGATCACTCGTTCCACCGGAACTGCGCCAGTCAAAAATAATTTCCGCTTTATTTTGAGCACGACGCCATCGATTGAAACTACGAGCGATTTCATAACGGATTTGCTCGTTGTGAGGCGAGAGCAGGATCAAACGGAGGTCGTCACTATCACTTGATAAGGGTGTCTCAGCCGAACTGTCATCGCTTGCCTCTGGATGGAGAAGAAACGGTACTCCGATGATGACCGCCAGCAGGGAGACAATGAAGATACGGGGGAGCCAGTCTTTCACGCTGACCTCGTAGGATTTGTAAAGGATACCCGCATGACGGCTGTTCCCTCGCTCCAAACGAGAGTGAGTCCTTTCATCTTCGACTTGTCGACAACCATTGCATCGTCACGTGATATGCGGCCTGCTCGACCAATTCGGGGGCGCGACGCATAGATTGCTCAACCGTTAATCCTTTGCCTATTACGTAAACTTCCGAAAGCCCAGCATGACGGGCCTGATCAGCGGTGATATTCATACTGCCGACCAAGGCGATGGTCCGCACGTCCGCTTCTTGCGCAGCCTGCGCCACTGCCGTGCAAGCTTTGCCTGAAAAAGATTGTTCATCGAGCGTCCCTTCTCCGGTAAGACAGAGGTCACAACCCCTCACCCTCTCACGGAAATGAACCGCTGTGAGAATAAGCTCCGCTCCCGACTGGAGTCTGGCACCTAGAAATGCGACGAGACCTCCACCCAGCCCTCCCGCTGCTCCTGCACCTGGCATTGCTTCCACCTCTTTACCGAGTTCTTTACGCCAAAGCATCGCCAGATGAGTTAGGCCGCGATCCAGTGCTACTACCTGATCCGGGGTTGCTCCCTTTTGCGATCCGTATATCGCGGATGCTCCATCTAGCCCAGTGAGTGGGTTGCGTACATCACATGCCACGATGATTTCCATTTCACGTATGCAGCGGGCGACCTGCGACGTGTCTATTCCTGCGATATCACAAAGCATACCGCCTGTGATGGGTAATGTGATCGCACTGCCAGCGTGAGTCACAAAGCGAACACCCAGTGCCTGCGCTGCTCCGCACCCGCCGTCATTGGTCGCACTACCGCCGATCCCGACGATAATCTTTTTCGCGCCTCGTTCGGCTGCAGCAAGGATAAGCTCACCAGTGCCGTAGGTGCTGGTTTTCGTAGGATCACGTTCCGCAGCCGGAACCAGAACCAGCCCTGAAGCTGCAGCCATCTCAATGACAACGACATTCATCCCACCGCCGAGCACACCCCATGTTGCCATAACGGTTCGTCTGAAGGGCGGATGTGGCTGAGATACATAGGTTTGTATTCGTTCTCCCTGGGTTGCGGAGATCAGAGCATCAACGGTGCCTTCACCGCCATCCGCAATAGGACACTCATCGATTTGTGCAGTCGCAACTGCGCGTCTTACTCCTCGCGCCATTGCCTTGGCTGCGTTTGACGCGGTAAGTGAACCCTTGAATTTATCCGGTGCGATGAGAACCTTCATACGTCTGAAATTGTCGATCACAGCAGGCTCTTTGGAAAGGACGTGATGCCCTCCATGGGCGATTGGAAGATTTGCCATCGACCGTCTTCCATCACACCGAGCTACTTTTGCCTATACTTCCCGCCTTTGCTCACGGGAGACCGCTGTGCGTCGCGCCAGTAAAACGATCGTAGATATTCCTTACACATCCCAATTCACTGTGAATGGCCGCGGCGATCATCCGTCGTGGGAAAAGGCCGAGGCTATTCCAATGCCCTGCCGTCAGGAGTTGCAGGATGCCGCTGACTACAAGACATGGTTTAAGGCTCTATGGTCCCCGATGGGTGTTTATTTTCTGATTGACTGTGCGGACCAACTGCTCACCTGTACCGGTCTTCCTGATAACGGAAATCTTTGGGTCGAAGATGTGGCTGAGGTATTCATCTGGCCAGATGAAACTGTCTCGACGTATTTTGAATATTGCATCAGTCCGATGGGCAACGAGATTCCCATTTTGTGTCCAGATATTGACGGCGAACACATTCCCTGGTTGCCGTGGAATTATCAAGGCCGACGCCGGGTACAAAAGGCGGTCACCGTCCGCGGCGGCGAACAGAAGCCCGGTGCTAAAGTTACGGGCTGGACCTCAGAGTTTTTTATCCCTTACCACCTTCTCGCACCGCTTCGTAACGCTCGTGCTGAGGTCGGCATGACATGGCGTGCTAATGTCTATCGTATTGATTACGACGGAACCATGATCCGCTATTTCGCGTGGAAGCACGTCGGTCAAAGTTTTCATAAATACATGAACTTCCCGACACTGCGATTTTGCAAGTGAAGCGAAACGATTGAATCTGCCTTACAAGAAAAATCAGAGCCCCTCGCCTACCTATCCCAAGCGTGAAATACTATTCACTCTTATCTCTTTGCATACACTGGTGGGTCTGAGATAATGCGCAACCGTCGGGTCTTAACACGGCTAAAC encodes the following:
- a CDS encoding UvrB/UvrC motif-containing protein — protein: MGLKRKCDLCAKDAVHHEVSIIKGQKVEKHLCEDHAAEQGVVKSFTSHTPINELLTNFVKKHSGMTTQTEIVCDNCGMTFAKFREHGLLGCPQCYTAFDAVLSPLIERAHEGATHHIGKVPRRAGPGEQRQNDLLLMRKRLAEAVAAEDYELAARLRDDLRKFEGQPS
- a CDS encoding glycerate kinase, which encodes MANLPIAHGGHHVLSKEPAVIDNFRRMKVLIAPDKFKGSLTASNAAKAMARGVRRAVATAQIDECPIADGGEGTVDALISATQGERIQTYVSQPHPPFRRTVMATWGVLGGGMNVVVIEMAAASGLVLVPAAERDPTKTSTYGTGELILAAAERGAKKIIVGIGGSATNDGGCGAAQALGVRFVTHAGSAITLPITGGMLCDIAGIDTSQVARCIREMEIIVACDVRNPLTGLDGASAIYGSQKGATPDQVVALDRGLTHLAMLWRKELGKEVEAMPGAGAAGGLGGGLVAFLGARLQSGAELILTAVHFRERVRGCDLCLTGEGTLDEQSFSGKACTAVAQAAQEADVRTIALVGSMNITADQARHAGLSEVYVIGKGLTVEQSMRRAPELVEQAAYHVTMQWLSTSRR
- a CDS encoding HEAT repeat domain-containing protein — protein: MPLPPGVPLGQVDASVTSSQDEVAIPPPPSFARQMAQLVVIPAIIVIVAVGVALLFGKIAGASDTLDSQILKLKQSSGAGKMAYNLQDPRYKDRSLAAYNIATMIPSVKDADKAKVSDALVEILRENVGDHEDALQAYLLMAIGRLGQPKGFEAIVERLSSPLPRIREGAISGILAWPNKEQARTAVSRLTVLLSDDTPIVRAKSAAALGELAPHGDATIIAALHEAMTVQGLEQREAVWNSAIALARLGDEQGAQYVADLLLNREYLASQPELLEGPQHPMSPGTQDRVILSVLAAARTMPSQIVRDKIRQIVEKDPSRVIRAAAHRILSEDGAKVNEMPAQP
- a CDS encoding carbohydrate-binding family 9-like protein, whose amino-acid sequence is MRRASKTIVDIPYTSQFTVNGRGDHPSWEKAEAIPMPCRQELQDAADYKTWFKALWSPMGVYFLIDCADQLLTCTGLPDNGNLWVEDVAEVFIWPDETVSTYFEYCISPMGNEIPILCPDIDGEHIPWLPWNYQGRRRVQKAVTVRGGEQKPGAKVTGWTSEFFIPYHLLAPLRNARAEVGMTWRANVYRIDYDGTMIRYFAWKHVGQSFHKYMNFPTLRFCK
- a CDS encoding phosphatidylserine decarboxylase, with the translated sequence MKLTLYGRREWITIILLSAIISGLGVWFRWWWLSGVSVIFAFVLLSFFRDPNRRIPTQKGIMVSPADGKISSIHHLDHFEPLSGPATCIRIFLSVADVHVNRAPCHGQVASISPKPGLYLNALNPKSAEVNESNLLVLVHPIKRTPIAAVRQVSGLIARTIVCGVNVGDTLQRGQRFGMIKFGSTTELYIPDAARPEVSVRQGQMVKGGESILAQVNPSLFPEPSGTTAITIDHAAV
- a CDS encoding protein arginine kinase, whose protein sequence is MNLRQLTDHAGEWLRGAGPHSEIVISSRIRLARNIAGYPFVGHASRRQQLDLLDRCKNEVMSGRLADNVLWVDLVESTDLDRLLLVERHLISRQHAQAGAELSRAVGVGADETFAIMVNEEDHLRIQVLRSGMQLSEAFDQINRIDDVLENTLDFAYSRRFGYLTACPTNAGTGIRVSVMLHLPALKLTGEIEKVRRAARDMHLAVRGMFGEGSDALGDLYQVSNQTTLGRTEQEILADFQNTVVPQIIAYEQQARQALLRQRLSQLDDRVWRAWALLTNARVMGSEEVLGLFSHLRLGVNLGRIDRVDIRTLNELFLLTQPAHLQKLTGHEMAPAARREARATLIRQRLNDR
- a CDS encoding extracellular solute-binding protein, with the translated sequence MKDWLPRIFIVSLLAVIIGVPFLLHPEASDDSSAETPLSSDSDDLRLILLSPHNEQIRYEIARSFNRWRRAQNKAEIIFDWRSSGGTSDLRKQVITEFENAARNGQKGIGKDLFFGGGDVEHNILAAGTVIKRGDQFEKIEISDTIDLSPDLFEKAFPQPRIADIPLYHPEKKWVGIVLSSFGIVFNRDLLRMYHTSEPRTWADLATPELEGWVALADPSHSGSTAAAYNAILRRLGWTEGWLTLRQMFGNARYFTSSATKVPVDISAGEAAMGMSIDFYGRFQAGAIGGDRVGYVDPLFMSAITPDPITLLRGAPHRELALEFIAWLISPEAQALWQRRVGTPGGPEKFALRRQPIRRDMYNDAEMKLWADQIKPYELAKELPPGMPDFYRTVAPITQAMAIDVQDDLKAAWVALLTHPTHPNRAEAEKAFYAMPEELTLTWPDEDLALNWFVVMSDQSHPRHDEAVNILTTFMKSYEDQYRGERNKDRLLVARLRWTQYFRNQYRQVVQLLK
- the lpxA gene encoding acyl-ACP--UDP-N-acetylglucosamine O-acyltransferase, with the translated sequence MPKIHPSSIVDPQAKLAEDVEIGPWCMVRGAVQIGKGTRLLERVSLKGPLILGERNVLYPNVSLGYEPQDWKFNLETAGAGTVIGDANLFREGVTVHRATGTKPTTIGHRNMFMVNSHAGHDVVVGNDCTLANGALLAGHVTIEDRVILGGGAGVHQFCRLGRMSMLGGGAVLVQDLPPFCLVITSRAVAGLNLVGLRRAGLRDNIAALREAFTVLYRQRLPLPRAIEVLEANPTVTCDSMGQELIAFVKTSKRGITSFIPSGRMMASEET
- the shc gene encoding squalene--hopene cyclase; amino-acid sequence: MKSPSLPDVVLSTAEASVETLASPIPVGASVKETTSTVSTALLRRAFKQLHRSVNTLLSEQKPEGYWCAELQGDSILESEYILLKWIIEQEHDPRLPLIANYLRSLQTPEGSWVQYPGAKHDLSATVKGYFALKLMGDDPNAPHMKRARDLIRNLGGAELCNSFTKFYLAALGQVRYDAVPSIPPEIVFLPKWFYFNLDKVSAWTRTMITPLSIVATHKHCRKRPLTPEQSIDELYLNQKARHRLLASGDAHRTWATIFLSLDRVIKVVDRFGMTPLRRRALKRIEQWLVDHTERSDGLGAIFPPMVYITIALRCLGYPDDHPLLLAAERHLDDLMIHDEANNQIRIQPCHSPIWDTGIALYALSEAGLTGVEEPLRRCADWLVQKECRQPGDWVTHARHAVEPSGWYFEFNNGFYPDVDDTAMVAMALHRIGSPDALLAARRGVNWLLALQNDDGGWAAFDRNTHNRSLYEHVPFADHNAIQDPSCPDITGRTLECLGHHGFEPSHPSVQKAIKFIRSKQEPEGCWFGRWGVNYIYGSWQVLCGLRTIGQSMQADWVLKAGQWLRSVQKPDGSFGESADTYENRALMGIGPSTPSQTAWGTMAMLAVYGPNDLGVQRGITWLLDHQLESGTWDEPWFTGTGFPKVFYLRYHLYRLYFPVMCIGRWLKMQGNPESNQA